A genomic segment from Glycine max cultivar Williams 82 chromosome 1, Glycine_max_v4.0, whole genome shotgun sequence encodes:
- the LOC100780185 gene encoding uncharacterized protein yields the protein MGLLWWRKGNKPQPQLQAKSSSIPKSNGTDATKPLTEAPGMNGAVEVPRPPNTTVSIFEFGSVTASNDQVTLAGYCPVSEDLEPCRWEILPAVQSNAPQFRVVF from the coding sequence ATGGGTTTACTGTGGTGGCGAAAGGGGAATAAACCCCAACCCCAACTCCAAGCTAAGTCATCGTCAATTCCGAAGTCGAACGGCACAGACGCAACGAAACCCCTCACCGAGGCCCCAGGGATGAACGGCGCCGTGGAGGTTCCCCGTCCCCCGAACACCACCGTCTCGATTTTTGAGTTCGGCTCTGTCACCGCCTCCAACGACCAGGTCACGCTCGCCGGCTATTGCCCCGTCTCCGAAGACCTCGAGCCCTGCCGCTGGGAGATTCTCCCCGCCGTTCAGTCTAACGCCCCCCAGTTTCGCGTAGTCTTTTGA